A region from the Mesorhizobium sp. J8 genome encodes:
- a CDS encoding GNAT family N-acetyltransferase: MNTLTIDIRKAEPRDASAIAEVHQQAWRGAYSGIIPHRTLTSMINRRGVDWWANAIRRAATVLVVEIGGTVAGYATIGKNRARELRQQGEIYELYLRPEYQGIGLGSRLFKAAKARLADHGLRGLVVWALEDNHNALAFYAGNGGRDIAEGVEVFEQKALKKVAFVWND, translated from the coding sequence ATGAACACGCTGACCATCGACATACGGAAGGCAGAACCGCGCGACGCGAGCGCCATCGCCGAGGTGCACCAGCAGGCTTGGCGCGGCGCCTATTCGGGCATCATCCCGCACCGCACGCTGACCTCGATGATCAACCGTCGCGGCGTCGACTGGTGGGCCAACGCGATTCGCCGCGCCGCCACGGTGCTGGTGGTCGAGATCGGCGGGACGGTTGCCGGCTATGCCACGATCGGCAAGAACCGCGCCCGCGAGCTCCGCCAGCAGGGCGAGATCTACGAGCTCTATCTGCGGCCGGAATATCAGGGCATCGGGCTCGGCAGCCGGCTGTTCAAGGCGGCCAAGGCGCGCCTTGCCGACCATGGCCTGCGCGGCCTCGTGGTGTGGGCGCTGGAAGACAACCACAACGCCTTGGCCTTCTATGCCGGCAATGGCGGCCGCGATATCGCCGAAGGCGTCGAAGTCTTCGAGCAGAAGGCGCTTAAGAAAGTGGCTTTCGTCTGGAATGACTAA
- the pdxY gene encoding pyridoxal kinase PdxY — translation MSAEKTDAPRAVIVISSHVARGSVGNRAAVFALETLGFPVWAVPTVVLPWHPGHSRATRIVPPLDQFKALMADLERAPWLGEVRAVLSGYLGEAGQADAVASLVAAVKKRTPNALYVCDPVMGDSGGLYVPEPTAAAMRDKLMPIADIATPNRYELEWMAGAPLPDIKAVTAAALHAGPSTMLVTSAPAMMAGGTGNFLLDGSQALLAEHRVIERPPNGLGDLTAAVYLARVLSGLAPVKALQSTTAAVYEILARTAKRGGDELQLETDAQSLAHPMAMVQLRHLLHPGRDKRA, via the coding sequence ATGAGTGCAGAAAAAACCGACGCGCCGCGCGCGGTCATCGTCATCTCCAGCCATGTCGCCCGCGGATCGGTCGGCAACCGCGCGGCGGTGTTCGCGCTGGAGACGCTGGGCTTCCCGGTCTGGGCGGTGCCCACCGTCGTCCTGCCCTGGCATCCGGGGCACAGCCGCGCAACCCGCATCGTGCCGCCGCTCGACCAGTTCAAGGCGCTGATGGCCGATCTCGAGCGGGCGCCCTGGCTGGGCGAGGTGCGGGCCGTGCTGTCGGGCTATCTCGGCGAGGCGGGCCAGGCCGATGCGGTCGCCTCGCTGGTCGCCGCCGTCAAGAAAAGGACGCCGAACGCGCTTTACGTCTGCGACCCGGTGATGGGCGATTCTGGCGGGCTCTATGTGCCGGAGCCGACGGCCGCCGCCATGCGCGACAAATTGATGCCGATCGCGGATATCGCCACGCCAAACCGCTATGAACTCGAATGGATGGCGGGCGCGCCGCTGCCGGACATCAAGGCGGTGACGGCAGCCGCCCTTCACGCCGGGCCTTCGACCATGCTGGTGACCTCGGCGCCGGCGATGATGGCCGGCGGCACCGGCAATTTCCTGCTCGACGGCAGCCAGGCGCTGCTTGCCGAGCACCGCGTGATCGAGAGACCGCCGAATGGGCTCGGCGACCTTACCGCCGCGGTCTATCTGGCGCGCGTTCTTTCCGGCCTGGCGCCGGTCAAGGCCCTGCAATCGACGACCGCGGCCGTCTATGAGATCCTCGCCCGCACCGCCAAGCGCGGCGGCGACGAGCTTCAGCTCGAGACCGACGCGCAGAGCCTGGCGCATCCGATGGCCATGGTGCAGTTACGGCATCTGCTCCATCCCGGGCGGGACAAGCGGGCGTGA
- the ppa gene encoding inorganic diphosphatase, protein MRIEAVPTGKNPPDDVNVIIEVPIGGEPIKYEMDKEAGTLFVDRFLHTSMRYPGNYGFVPHTLSGDGDPIDVLVCNTRALVPGCVINVRPIGVLIMEDNAGQDEKVIAVPSPKLTLRYENVTEYTHLPEITRQQVQHFFEHYKDLEPGKWVKIEGWHDSKYAKKMIVDAIARAKAAK, encoded by the coding sequence ATGCGTATCGAAGCCGTGCCCACCGGGAAGAACCCGCCTGACGACGTCAACGTCATCATCGAGGTGCCGATCGGCGGCGAGCCGATCAAATACGAGATGGACAAGGAGGCCGGCACTTTGTTCGTCGACCGTTTCCTGCACACCTCTATGCGCTATCCAGGCAATTACGGCTTCGTGCCGCACACGCTGTCGGGCGACGGCGACCCTATCGACGTCCTGGTCTGCAACACCCGCGCGCTCGTGCCGGGTTGCGTCATCAATGTGCGGCCGATCGGCGTCCTGATCATGGAAGACAATGCCGGCCAGGACGAGAAGGTGATCGCCGTCCCTTCGCCCAAGCTGACGCTGCGCTACGAGAACGTCACCGAATACACGCATCTGCCGGAGATTACCCGCCAGCAGGTGCAGCACTTCTTCGAGCACTATAAGGACCTCGAGCCCGGCAAATGGGTCAAGATCGAGGGCTGGCATGATTCCAAATACGCCAAGAAGATGATCGTCGACGCGATCGCGCGGGCCAAGGCCGCCAAATAA
- a CDS encoding TPM domain-containing protein, whose amino-acid sequence MPRAYLAFLGLLAFFLLPVAAFAADLPALTGRVVDNAGIIDAGTRAALTQKLADFETKGSDQIVVATIPSLGGEEIEPYANRLFRFWKLGQAKENNGVLLLVAPNDRKMRIEVGYGLEGTLTDLHTKLIIENDMVPAFRAGDFSGGITKAVDDMIMVLEGNPEELEARGKRNEQAPFNSDDLFFAIFITIWALIFFGGIAMTILPPIFGQKIGPGRYRWLGMTFDQNRRSSSGGWSSGGGGWSSGGGGWSSGGGGFSGGGGSSGGGGSSGSW is encoded by the coding sequence GTGCCTCGCGCCTACCTCGCTTTTCTTGGCCTTCTTGCCTTTTTCCTCCTCCCCGTCGCCGCCTTCGCCGCCGACCTTCCCGCCCTCACCGGCCGCGTCGTCGACAATGCCGGCATCATCGATGCCGGCACCCGGGCGGCGCTGACGCAGAAGCTCGCCGACTTCGAGACAAAAGGCTCCGACCAGATCGTCGTCGCCACCATACCCAGCCTCGGCGGCGAGGAGATCGAGCCCTACGCAAACCGGCTGTTCCGCTTCTGGAAGCTCGGCCAGGCCAAGGAAAACAACGGCGTGCTGCTGCTCGTCGCCCCCAACGACCGCAAGATGCGCATCGAGGTCGGCTACGGGCTTGAGGGCACGCTGACGGACCTTCACACCAAGCTGATCATCGAGAACGACATGGTGCCGGCCTTCCGCGCCGGTGACTTCTCCGGCGGCATCACCAAGGCCGTCGACGACATGATCATGGTGCTTGAGGGCAATCCGGAGGAGCTCGAGGCGCGCGGCAAGCGCAACGAGCAGGCGCCGTTCAATTCCGACGACCTGTTCTTCGCCATCTTCATCACCATCTGGGCGCTCATCTTCTTCGGCGGCATCGCCATGACGATCCTGCCGCCGATCTTCGGCCAGAAGATCGGACCGGGCCGCTACCGCTGGCTGGGCATGACCTTCGATCAGAACCGACGCTCTTCCTCGGGCGGCTGGTCGTCCGGCGGCGGAGGCTGGTCGTCGGGCGGTGGTGGCTGGTCCTCGGGTGGCGGCGGATTTTCCGGCGGCGGCGGCTCGTCCGGCGGCGGCGGCTCTTCGGGAAGCTGGTGA
- a CDS encoding TPM domain-containing protein, translating into MATRPISAEDHDRIAEAIRTAELKTDGEIYCVVARASDGYFFPAAFTATIGLFIASLAVAYGLEGLWLTIRLPHFVLAQLLALASVFALLWFLPVLRIHFVPRRLRYQAAHANAMKQFLARNVHRTQARTGVLIFVSIAERYAEVVADSGIDAKVGQHVWDGVVRDLTKHAGDDRLADGFVKAVESVGAVLAEYFPVTEGDTNELDDHLVEI; encoded by the coding sequence ATGGCAACACGACCGATCAGCGCCGAGGATCATGACCGCATCGCCGAGGCGATCCGGACGGCCGAGCTGAAGACCGACGGCGAGATCTATTGCGTCGTCGCGAGAGCCAGCGACGGCTATTTCTTTCCGGCCGCATTCACCGCCACGATCGGCCTTTTCATCGCGAGCCTCGCCGTCGCCTACGGGCTGGAGGGCCTGTGGCTCACCATCCGGCTGCCGCATTTCGTGCTGGCGCAGCTGCTGGCGCTGGCCTCGGTGTTCGCCCTGCTCTGGTTCCTGCCCGTCTTGCGCATTCATTTCGTGCCGCGAAGGCTGCGCTATCAGGCCGCGCACGCCAATGCGATGAAGCAGTTCCTGGCCCGCAACGTCCACCGCACGCAGGCGCGCACCGGCGTGCTCATCTTCGTCTCCATCGCCGAGCGCTATGCCGAGGTCGTCGCCGACTCCGGCATCGACGCCAAGGTCGGCCAGCATGTCTGGGACGGCGTGGTGCGCGACCTCACGAAGCACGCCGGCGACGACCGGCTGGCCGATGGCTTCGTAAAAGCCGTCGAATCGGTCGGCGCGGTGCTCGCCGAATATTTCCCGGTCACCGAGGGCGACACCAACGAACTCGACGATCATCTCGTCGAAATCTGA
- a CDS encoding DUF429 domain-containing protein codes for MPTSTNLHPTLAGVDGCKAGWIAVHREADAAPSVSVFPSFQALLDALPDATIAVDMPIGLPEFSRKGGRGPEALVRRQLGARQSSVFAIPSRAALYADTSDFTTIEAWYAAHRRASAVAMETSDPPRGVSIQAFGIFSKIREIDQLLIARPELRVRVFESHPEVAFCRLNGGAAMVLPKKIKGAVNPAGMEERKALLCRHGYEKAFLDQAPPRGAASDDFLDAAAMMLIAGRIARGEARPSPDPPLLDRFGIPVAIWA; via the coding sequence ATGCCAACTTCTACTAATTTGCATCCCACTCTGGCAGGCGTCGACGGCTGCAAGGCCGGCTGGATCGCCGTCCATCGTGAAGCGGACGCCGCGCCATCGGTCTCGGTCTTTCCGAGCTTCCAGGCACTGCTCGACGCGTTGCCCGACGCAACGATCGCCGTCGACATGCCGATCGGCCTGCCGGAGTTTTCGCGCAAGGGTGGCCGTGGGCCGGAAGCGCTGGTGCGGCGGCAGCTCGGGGCAAGGCAGTCGAGCGTTTTCGCCATCCCCTCGCGGGCGGCGCTCTATGCCGACACCAGCGACTTCACCACGATCGAGGCCTGGTATGCGGCGCACCGGCGGGCGAGCGCGGTGGCGATGGAGACCTCAGACCCGCCGCGCGGCGTCTCGATCCAGGCCTTCGGCATTTTTTCCAAGATCCGCGAGATCGATCAGCTGTTGATCGCGCGGCCCGAACTGCGCGTGCGCGTCTTCGAATCGCATCCGGAAGTGGCGTTCTGCCGGCTGAACGGCGGCGCCGCGATGGTGCTGCCGAAGAAGATCAAAGGCGCGGTCAACCCGGCCGGCATGGAGGAGCGCAAGGCGCTGCTTTGCCGGCATGGCTACGAAAAAGCGTTCCTCGATCAGGCGCCGCCGCGAGGTGCCGCAAGCGACGACTTCCTCGACGCGGCGGCGATGATGCTGATTGCCGGGCGTATCGCCAGGGGCGAGGCGCGTCCCTCGCCAGATCCTCCGCTGCTGGACCGTTTCGGCATCCCCGTCGCTATCTGGGCCTGA
- a CDS encoding LemA family protein — MITERLSLPSRFRSLPAFLVMAFVLPLLAGCGYNTIPTAEENAHAAWSEVLNQYQRRSDLIPNLVETVKGYASHEKDTLDAVVEARAKATQITVTPDTLKDPEALKKFQDAQAGLTSALSRLIAVSEAYPDLKANQNFLALQAQLEGTENRIAVARRDYIQAVRDYNLTLKTFPSVLWATFWFRGNQPFANFTVEEDKMQVPKVDFGTSTTKQGG, encoded by the coding sequence ATGATCACCGAGCGCCTCTCACTACCCTCCCGCTTCCGCAGCCTGCCCGCCTTCCTGGTGATGGCTTTCGTGCTGCCGCTGCTTGCCGGCTGCGGCTACAACACCATTCCGACCGCGGAAGAGAACGCCCATGCGGCCTGGAGCGAGGTGCTCAACCAGTATCAGCGCCGCTCCGACCTGATCCCGAACCTGGTCGAGACGGTGAAGGGCTACGCCTCGCATGAGAAGGACACGCTCGACGCGGTGGTCGAGGCGCGCGCCAAGGCGACGCAGATCACGGTGACGCCGGACACGCTGAAGGACCCCGAAGCGCTGAAGAAGTTCCAGGATGCCCAGGCTGGGCTGACCAGCGCGCTGTCGCGGCTGATCGCCGTGTCGGAAGCCTATCCCGATCTCAAGGCCAACCAGAATTTCCTCGCCCTGCAGGCGCAGCTCGAAGGCACCGAGAACCGCATCGCAGTCGCGCGGCGCGACTACATCCAGGCGGTCAGGGATTACAATCTGACGCTGAAGACCTTCCCGTCCGTGCTGTGGGCGACCTTCTGGTTCCGCGGCAATCAGCCCTTTGCCAACTTCACCGTCGAGGAGGACAAGATGCAGGTGCCGAAGGTCGATTTCGGCACGAGCACCACCAAACAGGGCGGCTAA
- a CDS encoding carbonic anhydrase, whose protein sequence is MPHLPEHLITGYRNFMNGRYPAESGRYRSLAREGQAPETMIVACCDSRSAPEAIFDAGPGELFVLRNVANLVPPYEPDGEYHSTSAALEFAVQSLKVKNIVVMGHGRCGGIRAALDTNSSPLSPGDFIGKWMSLIAPAAETVASSTMMTATERQTALERISVRYSIANLRTFPCVSILEGKGKLSLYGAWFDISTGELWVMNKETGDFERPEL, encoded by the coding sequence ATGCCGCATCTGCCCGAGCATCTGATCACCGGCTACCGCAACTTCATGAATGGCCGCTATCCCGCCGAGAGCGGGCGCTACCGCTCGCTGGCGCGCGAGGGCCAGGCGCCGGAGACGATGATCGTCGCCTGCTGCGATTCGCGCTCGGCGCCGGAAGCGATCTTCGATGCCGGCCCCGGCGAGCTCTTCGTGCTGCGCAATGTCGCCAATCTGGTGCCGCCGTATGAGCCGGACGGCGAGTATCACTCGACCTCGGCCGCGCTGGAATTCGCCGTGCAGAGCCTGAAGGTCAAGAACATCGTGGTGATGGGCCACGGCCGCTGCGGCGGCATCCGCGCCGCGCTCGACACCAATTCTTCGCCGCTATCGCCCGGCGACTTCATCGGCAAATGGATGAGTCTGATCGCGCCGGCCGCCGAGACCGTGGCCTCCAGCACGATGATGACGGCGACCGAGCGCCAGACGGCGCTGGAACGTATTTCCGTCCGCTATTCGATCGCCAATCTCAGGACCTTTCCCTGCGTCTCGATCCTCGAAGGCAAGGGCAAGCTCTCGCTCTACGGCGCATGGTTCGACATCTCGACCGGGGAGCTGTGGGTGATGAACAAGGAAACCGGCGATTTCGAGCGGCCTGAGCTGTAG
- a CDS encoding M3 family metallopeptidase: MSSSKTVDLAAHPLTVWQGPLGLPDFSRIGDDDFGPVFDAALAAHQAEIDAIAGNGETPTIDNTLAALELAGEPLDHVSSIFWCRAGAHTNDTIQAMEREVSPKMSRHFSAISMNEKLFARIDDLYQRRDSLKLDAETLRVLEKTWKGFVRSGAKLDADGKKRLAAINEELSSLGTKFGQNVLADERDWALFLDEADLAGLPDFLKSAMAEAAEMRGQKGRYAVTLSRSIYEPFSTFSERRDLREIAFKAFIMRGQNGGASDNTDVVRDMLKLRAEKAKLLGYDSFAALKLDDTMAKTPKAVHELLDPVWEKALEKAAADQKELERLAAEAGSNEKFAAWDWRFYQEKLRAEKFAFDEAELKPYLQLERVIEACFDVATKLFGISFEEKKGIAAWHPDARVFLVKNGDGSERGLFLADYFARPSKRSGAWMSALKSGYKLGHGSKPVIYNIMNFAKPPAGGAALLSVDEAKTLFHEFGHALHGMLTDVTWPSVSGTSVSRDFVELPSQLYEHWLTVPAVLEKHALHVKTGKPMPKDLLDKMLAARTFGAGFATVEFTASALIDMAYHAKADAPAEPLRFEAETLEKLHMPDTIAMRHRTPHFGHVFAGDGYSAGYYSYMWSEVLDADAFSAFEETGDAFNPELAERLRKNIYAAGGSKDPEELYTAFRGKMPSPEAMMVKRGLV; this comes from the coding sequence ATGTCATCTTCAAAAACCGTCGACCTCGCCGCTCATCCGCTGACCGTCTGGCAAGGGCCGCTCGGCCTGCCGGATTTTTCGCGCATCGGCGACGATGACTTCGGGCCGGTCTTCGACGCCGCGCTCGCGGCGCACCAGGCCGAGATCGACGCGATCGCCGGCAACGGCGAGACGCCGACGATCGACAACACGCTGGCCGCGTTGGAACTCGCCGGCGAGCCGCTCGACCATGTCTCGTCGATCTTCTGGTGCCGGGCCGGCGCTCACACCAACGACACGATCCAGGCGATGGAGCGCGAGGTTTCGCCGAAGATGTCCAGGCATTTCTCGGCGATCTCGATGAACGAAAAACTGTTTGCCCGCATCGACGATCTCTACCAGCGGCGCGACAGCCTCAAGCTTGATGCCGAAACACTGCGTGTCCTCGAGAAGACCTGGAAGGGCTTTGTCCGCTCGGGCGCCAAGCTCGATGCCGACGGCAAGAAGCGACTCGCGGCGATCAATGAGGAACTCTCCTCGCTCGGCACCAAATTCGGCCAGAACGTGCTTGCCGACGAGCGCGACTGGGCGCTGTTCCTCGACGAGGCCGATCTTGCCGGCCTGCCGGACTTCCTGAAGAGCGCCATGGCGGAAGCGGCAGAGATGCGCGGCCAGAAGGGCCGCTATGCGGTGACGCTGTCGCGCTCGATCTACGAGCCGTTCTCGACCTTTTCCGAACGCCGCGACCTGCGTGAGATCGCCTTCAAAGCTTTCATCATGCGCGGCCAGAATGGCGGCGCTTCCGACAACACCGATGTCGTGCGCGACATGCTGAAGCTGCGCGCCGAGAAGGCGAAGCTTCTGGGCTACGATTCCTTCGCGGCGCTCAAGCTGGACGACACGATGGCGAAGACGCCGAAAGCCGTGCACGAGCTGCTCGATCCTGTGTGGGAGAAGGCCCTGGAAAAAGCGGCCGCCGACCAGAAAGAGCTGGAGCGGCTTGCGGCGGAAGCTGGCAGCAACGAGAAGTTCGCGGCCTGGGACTGGCGCTTCTACCAGGAGAAGCTGCGCGCCGAGAAATTCGCCTTCGACGAGGCGGAGCTGAAGCCATACCTGCAGCTCGAGCGCGTCATCGAAGCCTGTTTCGATGTCGCGACGAAACTGTTCGGCATCAGTTTCGAGGAGAAAAAGGGCATCGCCGCCTGGCATCCCGACGCCAGGGTCTTCCTGGTGAAGAATGGCGACGGCAGCGAGCGCGGCCTGTTCCTGGCCGATTATTTCGCGCGACCGTCAAAACGCTCCGGCGCCTGGATGAGCGCGCTGAAATCCGGCTACAAGCTCGGTCACGGTTCGAAGCCCGTGATCTACAACATCATGAACTTCGCCAAGCCACCGGCCGGCGGGGCGGCGCTTCTGTCGGTCGACGAGGCGAAGACCCTGTTTCACGAGTTCGGCCATGCGCTGCACGGCATGCTGACCGACGTGACCTGGCCGTCGGTCTCCGGCACCTCCGTCAGCCGCGATTTCGTCGAGTTGCCTTCGCAGCTTTACGAGCATTGGCTGACGGTGCCGGCGGTGCTGGAAAAGCACGCGCTGCACGTCAAGACCGGCAAGCCGATGCCGAAGGACCTGCTCGACAAGATGCTTGCTGCCCGCACCTTCGGCGCCGGCTTCGCCACGGTCGAGTTCACCGCCTCGGCGCTGATCGACATGGCCTATCACGCAAAGGCGGACGCGCCAGCCGAGCCGCTTCGTTTCGAGGCCGAGACGCTGGAAAAACTGCATATGCCGGACACGATCGCGATGCGCCACCGCACCCCGCATTTCGGCCATGTCTTCGCCGGCGACGGATATTCAGCCGGCTATTATTCCTACATGTGGTCGGAAGTGCTCGACGCCGACGCCTTCTCGGCTTTCGAGGAGACGGGCGACGCCTTCAATCCGGAACTCGCCGAGCGGCTCAGGAAGAACATCTATGCCGCCGGTGGCTCGAAGGACCCGGAGGAGCTTTATACGGCGTTCCGCGGGAAGATGCCGTCGCCGGAAGCGATGATGGTGAAGCGGGGGCTGGTGTGA
- a CDS encoding ABC transporter permease — MTSMRTLLEKPWLWSFAGALVVWVVTVIFTGGYGAGGMVTAALSLAVFTVIVGVGQMFVITLGPGNVDLSLPANIGLASAVAMKVMGGSDSMIVVGLLAALACGAAIGAINYLLIWALRIPPIIATLSASFIIQSVDISYGRGLQIKPPPGFADFTNRQVLGVPLLALLTVVFTVGAALALQRMIYGRSVLAIGQNIRAAWLAGVPIGRIRFLTYTLCGALGGIDGALLAGYFRGANVDIGNEYLLASIAVVVIGGTSVAGGKANVPGVWGAGLFLVLLLTMLNTFGVSAGVRLVLTGLIIVGVITAAGGEKAVR; from the coding sequence ATGACCTCAATGCGCACCCTGCTTGAAAAACCCTGGCTCTGGTCTTTCGCCGGCGCGCTCGTCGTGTGGGTGGTGACGGTCATCTTCACCGGCGGCTACGGCGCCGGCGGCATGGTCACGGCGGCGCTTTCGCTCGCCGTCTTCACGGTCATCGTCGGCGTCGGCCAGATGTTCGTCATCACGCTGGGGCCGGGCAATGTCGACCTGTCGCTGCCGGCCAATATCGGGCTCGCAAGCGCGGTCGCCATGAAGGTGATGGGCGGCAGCGATTCGATGATCGTCGTCGGGCTGCTTGCCGCGCTCGCCTGCGGGGCGGCCATCGGCGCCATCAACTATCTCTTGATCTGGGCGCTGCGCATCCCGCCGATCATCGCGACGCTGTCGGCGAGCTTCATCATCCAGTCGGTCGACATCAGCTACGGCCGGGGCCTACAGATCAAGCCGCCGCCGGGCTTCGCCGACTTCACCAACCGACAGGTGCTGGGCGTTCCGCTACTGGCGCTGCTGACGGTGGTCTTCACCGTCGGCGCCGCACTTGCGCTGCAGCGCATGATCTATGGCCGCTCGGTGCTGGCGATCGGCCAGAATATCCGCGCCGCCTGGCTCGCCGGCGTCCCTATAGGCCGCATCCGCTTCCTCACCTACACGTTGTGCGGGGCGCTGGGCGGCATCGACGGGGCGCTGCTCGCCGGCTATTTCCGCGGCGCCAATGTCGATATCGGCAACGAATATCTGCTTGCCTCGATCGCGGTCGTGGTCATCGGCGGCACCTCGGTGGCCGGCGGCAAGGCGAACGTACCCGGCGTCTGGGGCGCCGGGCTGTTCCTGGTGCTGCTGCTCACCATGCTCAACACCTTCGGCGTCAGCGCCGGCGTGCGGCTGGTGCTGACCGGGCTGATCATCGTCGGGGTGATCACGGCGGCCGGCGGCGAGAAGGCGGTGCGGTGA
- a CDS encoding M81 family metallopeptidase has product MRIFTASLATETNTFSPVPTDRASFEMAFYAGPGKHPETPTLCSSPIVALRKRAAKEGLTVIEGTATWAEPGGLVQRQTYEALRDEILDQLKAALPVDAVILGLHGAMVAQGYDDCEGDLLERVRAIAGPKVVIASEFDPHSHLTPKRVAACDVMAYFLEFPHTDFYERGEHVVELGLAAARGEIKPVISTFDCRMIQVLPTSREPMRSFVDRIKALHGKDGVLSVSVIHGFMAADVPEMGTRILVVTDNDKAKGDKLAETLGRELYALREQTAMTMLPASAGIERALAVRAERQDKPAVIADIWDNPGGGVPGDGTIVLRELLERGVTKVGVATIWDPIAVTFCHAAGEGAVIDLRFGGKAGPQAGEPIDARVTVLRTANEGWQSFGPSRVTLGPSAVVRIEGTEVDVILNTNRTQTFEPDVFSNIGIDPMAKDILLIKSTNHFYAGFAPIAAEIIYVAAPSSYPSNPAKTDYRKLNRAIWPRVADPWKQPISPLVGEMPGRAEGGAKERDLT; this is encoded by the coding sequence ATGCGCATCTTCACCGCCTCGCTGGCGACGGAAACCAACACCTTCTCGCCGGTGCCGACCGACCGGGCCTCGTTCGAGATGGCATTCTACGCCGGCCCCGGAAAACATCCGGAGACTCCGACGCTGTGCTCCTCGCCGATCGTGGCGCTTCGCAAGCGTGCCGCGAAGGAAGGGCTAACCGTCATCGAAGGCACCGCCACCTGGGCCGAACCCGGCGGCCTGGTGCAGCGCCAAACCTATGAAGCGCTGCGCGACGAGATCCTCGACCAGCTCAAGGCGGCGCTGCCGGTCGATGCGGTGATCCTCGGCCTGCATGGCGCCATGGTGGCGCAGGGCTATGACGACTGCGAGGGCGATCTGCTGGAGCGCGTGCGCGCCATCGCCGGGCCGAAAGTGGTGATCGCCTCCGAATTCGATCCGCACAGCCATCTGACGCCGAAGCGCGTCGCGGCTTGCGATGTCATGGCCTATTTCCTCGAATTCCCGCACACCGATTTCTACGAGCGCGGCGAGCATGTGGTCGAGCTCGGCCTCGCCGCGGCGCGCGGCGAGATCAAGCCGGTGATCTCCACCTTCGACTGCCGCATGATCCAGGTGCTGCCGACCAGCCGCGAACCGATGCGCTCCTTCGTCGACAGGATCAAGGCGCTGCACGGCAAGGACGGCGTGCTGTCGGTCTCGGTCATCCACGGCTTCATGGCCGCCGACGTGCCCGAGATGGGCACGCGCATCCTGGTCGTCACCGACAACGACAAGGCCAAAGGCGACAAGCTCGCCGAAACGCTGGGGCGCGAGCTCTATGCGCTACGCGAGCAGACGGCGATGACGATGCTTCCCGCCTCGGCCGGCATCGAGCGGGCGCTGGCCGTGCGCGCGGAGCGCCAAGACAAGCCCGCGGTGATCGCCGACATCTGGGACAATCCGGGCGGCGGCGTGCCGGGCGACGGCACCATCGTGCTGCGTGAGCTGCTCGAGCGCGGCGTGACCAAGGTCGGCGTGGCGACGATCTGGGATCCGATCGCGGTGACCTTCTGCCATGCCGCCGGCGAAGGCGCGGTCATCGACCTGCGCTTCGGCGGCAAGGCCGGCCCCCAGGCCGGCGAGCCGATCGATGCGCGCGTCACGGTGCTGAGGACGGCCAACGAGGGTTGGCAAAGCTTCGGCCCGAGCCGCGTGACGCTGGGGCCATCTGCGGTGGTGCGCATCGAAGGCACCGAGGTCGACGTCATCTTGAACACCAACCGCACACAGACCTTCGAGCCCGATGTCTTTTCCAACATCGGCATCGATCCGATGGCGAAAGACATCCTGCTGATCAAGTCGACGAACCACTTCTACGCCGGCTTCGCGCCGATCGCCGCCGAGATCATCTATGTCGCGGCGCCGAGTTCCTATCCGAGCAATCCGGCGAAGACGGATTACAGGAAGCTGAACCGGGCTATATGGCCGAGGGTGGCGGATCCGTGGAAACAGCCCATCTCCCCCCTTGTGGGGGAGATGCCCGGCAGGGCAGAGGGGGGCGCGAAGGAACGCGACCTCACCTAG
- a CDS encoding nuclear transport factor 2 family protein has translation MRRISWRIILAAALLMSSLVRASADDGAIIDRWYSALLVADRTELSELLADDVRMKLDDIGVVQTKQEFIASIDEWQGAVAGAAIRHRIEKSENGETTVLACYDFPSSDTLMRETFTVAGGRIVASTQTAVAQDCSGY, from the coding sequence ATGCGGCGGATCAGCTGGAGGATCATTCTGGCGGCGGCGCTGCTCATGTCCTCGCTCGTCCGCGCCAGTGCCGATGACGGTGCCATCATCGACCGCTGGTATTCGGCGCTGCTGGTCGCGGACCGCACCGAATTGTCCGAGCTGCTTGCCGACGACGTGCGCATGAAGCTCGACGACATCGGCGTCGTCCAGACCAAGCAGGAGTTCATCGCCTCGATCGACGAATGGCAGGGCGCCGTCGCGGGCGCGGCGATCCGCCATCGCATCGAAAAGAGCGAGAATGGCGAGACCACCGTGCTCGCCTGCTATGATTTTCCCAGCAGCGACACGCTGATGCGCGAGACCTTCACCGTCGCCGGCGGGCGCATCGTCGCCAGCACGCAGACGGCGGTGGCGCAGGATTGCAGCGGCTATTGA